GGGTGCGCGCCGCCGGGTTCCCGGCATGCAGTGCCGCGATCAGCGGCAGACTGGGCCCGCCCTCGCGCAGCCCGCTCATGACCGGCTTGCCCGTCAGCGACGTACCCGACCACAGGTCCTCGATGTCCCGGGACGCGCGCCAGGCGATGCCCAGGTGGTGGCCCGCGCGGGTCAGGGCCGTGACCATCCGCTCGTCCGCGCCGCCCAGCAGCGCGCCGCCCGCCAGCGCGCACTCCAGCAGGGCGCTGCTGCGCGCCGCGGCAACCGCCGCGTACTCCTCCACGCTGACACCCGCTGGTGCCCTGCGGCGCAGGGCGAGTTCGGCGGAACGGCCCCCGACGAGCCGGGAGGTCGTACGGGCGGCCAGCCGCAGCGCGGCGGTTCCGTGCTCGTCCATCGCCAGCAGGAGGCGGTGCGCGGCGCCCAGCAGCGCGTCCCCGGCGAGGATGGCCCAGCCCGTCCCGTACACCGCCCACACGGCGGCGCGGCCTCGCCGCAGCGCGTCGCCGTCCATCACGTCGTCGTGCAGCGCCGACCAGTTGTAGATGAGTTCCACGGCGGCGGCCCCCGGCAGCGCGGCGGCGACGGCCTCTTCCGCCT
This sequence is a window from Streptomyces sp. NBC_01775. Protein-coding genes within it:
- a CDS encoding polyprenyl synthetase family protein: MTSQDLFAASATATAPLSVPVAPSLLHHANERTEPVLREVVGTLQPELRRVCGYHFGWTQPDGSPTHGVTPGVCLRAALALHAASAGTRAAAGTAEAEEAVAAALPGAAAVELIYNWSALHDDVMDGDALRRGRAAVWAVYGTGWAILAGDALLGAAHRLLLAMDEHGTAALRLAARTTSRLVGGRSAELALRRRAPAGVSVEEYAAVAAARSSALLECALAGGALLGGADERMVTALTRAGHHLGIAWRASRDIEDLWSGTSLTGKPVMSGLREGGPSLPLIAALHAGNPAARTLAESLGGGPACPPPPDELVALIEHAGGRAAAHEISAWQLTEALARLDEAGLPPATHTTLRTLFRYTLSHG